From a single Armatimonadota bacterium genomic region:
- the murI gene encoding glutamate racemase — protein MRIGVFDSGLGGLGIARAIMERLPEYDYLYLGDTKRVPYGNRSQQTIHEFTAQALNFLFGNECQIIILACNTASAESLRKSQQEYLPQNYPDRRVLGVIIPAVEAAAEAAERKVGVIATASTIESGAYLRELNRQCPRFEVVQNPAPLLVPVIENDGLKYLEPILADYLEPLQTCKSLILGCTHYCLIKEQVRKLFRGTVISQDEVVPEKLADYLARHPEHDGKLAKRGQRRYCVTDLTGSYRRFAHRLMDQEIELELVAL, from the coding sequence ATGCGCATCGGGGTGTTCGATTCGGGCCTCGGGGGACTGGGGATCGCGCGCGCCATCATGGAGCGCCTCCCCGAATACGACTACCTCTACCTGGGCGACACCAAACGCGTGCCCTACGGCAACCGGTCCCAGCAGACGATCCACGAGTTCACGGCCCAAGCGCTCAACTTCCTCTTTGGGAACGAGTGCCAGATCATCATCCTGGCCTGCAACACGGCCTCAGCTGAGTCGCTGCGAAAGAGCCAGCAGGAGTACCTTCCGCAGAACTACCCGGACCGGCGCGTGCTCGGCGTGATCATTCCGGCAGTGGAGGCTGCGGCTGAAGCCGCCGAGCGAAAAGTGGGGGTCATCGCAACCGCCAGTACGATCGAGTCGGGCGCCTACCTGCGTGAGCTGAACCGGCAGTGCCCGAGATTCGAAGTGGTCCAAAATCCCGCGCCGCTGCTCGTCCCGGTCATCGAAAACGATGGGCTCAAGTACCTCGAGCCGATCCTCGCCGACTATCTTGAGCCTCTCCAGACTTGCAAGAGCCTCATCCTCGGCTGCACACACTACTGCCTTATCAAGGAGCAGGTGCGAAAGCTGTTTCGCGGCACAGTGATCTCTCAAGACGAAGTCGTGCCCGAAAAGCTGGCGGATTACTTGGCGCGGCATCCCGAGCATGATGGAAAACTGGCGAAGCGGGGCCAAAGACGCTATTGCGTGACCGACCTTACGGGCTCCTACCGCCGATTCGCCCACAGACTTATGGATCAGGAAATCGAACTGGAGCTGGTAGCGCTTTGA
- the alr gene encoding alanine racemase, whose amino-acid sequence MKSAAEIRISAAALRYNVAALGRLLPPDVQVALVVKANAYGHGLPQVVPILEPMADAFQVDDLDELARLRELTQARVLVFGFVPPEDVGEAIALDGELCVYSREQIEAIQQAAKKAKRPARVHLKVDCLLGRLGVLPSELSDLLPVLEGAPQLELQSVYGHYANIEDTDDPSHALKQEAVFEHCFTQVRRAFPRVQRHLSATSGLMARERTGIINDMVRLGIGVYGLYPSGPLAASYASVGLKPVMSWVSRLAQVKTIPAGHPVGYGLAFIAGRPMPIGIVPQGYSDGYSRSLSGVGEVLVAGKRCKVLGRVAMNMFAVDLSSTPYAKQGDEVVLLGSQRDETVTAEELAEWSGTINYEVVARISPLLPRRVV is encoded by the coding sequence TTGAAAAGCGCCGCCGAAATCCGCATCTCGGCCGCCGCCCTTCGCTACAACGTCGCGGCCCTAGGGCGGCTGCTCCCGCCCGACGTCCAGGTGGCGCTGGTGGTCAAGGCCAACGCCTATGGGCACGGTCTCCCCCAAGTCGTCCCGATCCTTGAACCCATGGCCGACGCCTTTCAGGTGGACGATCTCGACGAGCTTGCCCGGTTGCGCGAACTGACCCAGGCAAGGGTCTTGGTGTTCGGCTTTGTGCCGCCGGAAGACGTGGGCGAAGCGATCGCGCTTGACGGGGAGCTGTGCGTTTACTCCCGTGAGCAGATCGAAGCGATTCAGCAAGCCGCAAAGAAAGCCAAGAGGCCGGCGCGGGTCCACCTCAAGGTCGATTGCCTCCTCGGGAGGTTAGGGGTCTTGCCATCCGAGCTATCCGACTTGCTTCCTGTGCTGGAGGGCGCACCACAGCTTGAGCTCCAATCGGTCTACGGGCACTACGCCAACATCGAGGACACGGACGACCCGAGCCACGCACTGAAGCAGGAGGCCGTTTTTGAGCACTGCTTCACGCAGGTCCGGCGCGCTTTCCCGAGGGTCCAGCGGCACCTCTCAGCGACGTCGGGTCTCATGGCTCGGGAGCGCACGGGCATCATCAACGACATGGTGCGCCTGGGGATTGGGGTCTACGGGCTCTACCCGTCCGGGCCGCTGGCGGCATCCTATGCGAGCGTGGGCTTGAAGCCGGTCATGAGCTGGGTCTCGCGGCTGGCCCAGGTGAAGACGATTCCGGCGGGGCATCCGGTCGGCTACGGCTTGGCGTTCATCGCCGGCCGGCCCATGCCCATCGGCATCGTGCCGCAGGGATATTCGGACGGCTATAGCAGGAGCCTATCCGGGGTTGGCGAGGTGCTGGTGGCGGGGAAGCGGTGCAAGGTGTTGGGCAGAGTGGCGATGAACATGTTTGCGGTCGATCTGTCCTCGACGCCCTACGCGAAGCAGGGTGACGAGGTGGTGCTTCTCGGCAGCCAGCGCGACGAAACGGTGACTGCCGAAGAGCTGGCCGAATGGAGTGGGACGATCAACTATGAGGTGGTGGCAAGGATCAGCCCGCTTCTGCCACGGAGGGTGGTTTAG
- a CDS encoding Gfo/Idh/MocA family oxidoreductase, with amino-acid sequence MASKKLNVGLIGYQFMGKAHSNAYRQVNRFFDLPIEIGMKTICGRNQEGVRAAKDKFGWDHYETDWRKVIEDPGIDIIDVATPGDSHCEIACAAAEAGKIVFCEKPLGNTLEEAHTMLETAQRHQVYHAIFHNYRKCPAVALAKQMISKGQLGTIYHMRATYLQDWIADPKFPLVWRLQKERAGSGTHGDINAHIIDLGRHLVGEFSEVSGYLHTFVKQRPKLAAIDDRLGGKASEEMGDVTVDDAAMFLAKFKNGALGTFEASRFAVGRKNFNRFEINGSKGSVVFNLERMNELEYYNNEDPAGEQGFRLIQVTEGGHPYTGNYWPAGHIIGYEHTFTNLVADALVAIDRGDMPSPNFVDGYENQRVLDAVEKSSDTRSWVSW; translated from the coding sequence ATGGCCAGCAAGAAGCTCAACGTCGGTTTGATCGGTTATCAGTTCATGGGCAAAGCCCACAGCAACGCGTATCGCCAAGTCAATCGTTTCTTCGACCTTCCCATCGAGATCGGGATGAAGACGATTTGCGGGCGCAACCAGGAGGGTGTGCGCGCGGCAAAGGACAAGTTCGGCTGGGACCACTATGAGACCGACTGGCGCAAGGTGATCGAGGACCCGGGGATCGACATCATCGACGTCGCGACCCCCGGAGACAGCCACTGCGAGATCGCCTGCGCCGCAGCGGAGGCCGGCAAGATCGTGTTCTGCGAAAAGCCGCTTGGGAACACGCTGGAAGAGGCTCACACGATGCTGGAAACCGCCCAGAGGCACCAGGTCTATCACGCCATCTTCCACAACTATCGCAAGTGCCCAGCGGTCGCCCTCGCCAAGCAGATGATCAGCAAGGGCCAGCTTGGGACGATCTACCACATGCGCGCGACATACCTGCAAGATTGGATCGCCGACCCCAAGTTCCCGCTCGTTTGGCGGCTGCAGAAGGAGCGCGCCGGGAGCGGAACGCACGGCGACATCAACGCCCACATCATTGACTTGGGGCGGCATCTCGTGGGCGAATTCTCAGAGGTCTCGGGATACCTCCACACCTTTGTCAAACAGCGACCCAAACTTGCCGCGATCGACGACCGCTTGGGTGGCAAGGCCTCTGAGGAGATGGGGGACGTCACGGTGGACGACGCCGCGATGTTCCTCGCCAAGTTCAAGAACGGCGCGCTTGGGACCTTTGAGGCCTCAAGGTTCGCCGTCGGAAGGAAGAACTTCAACCGTTTCGAGATCAACGGTTCCAAGGGCTCCGTTGTTTTTAACCTCGAACGAATGAATGAACTGGAGTACTACAACAACGAGGACCCAGCGGGCGAGCAGGGTTTCAGGCTCATCCAGGTCACCGAGGGCGGCCATCCCTATACGGGCAACTACTGGCCCGCCGGGCACATCATCGGCTACGAGCACACGTTTACGAACCTGGTCGCCGATGCGCTCGTGGCCATCGACCGCGGCGACATGCCTTCGCCGAACTTCGTGGACGGCTATGAAAACCAAAGGGTGCTCGACGCCGTGGAGAAATCCAGCGACACGCGGAGTTGGGTGAGCTGGTAG
- a CDS encoding trypsin-like serine protease gives MKRLLTSIVGVAVLLSAGYTIFPNVADPNFKSVGRMGNWNGTTFSGQGSCVAISPYWVLTAAHVGGNTIEQDGIRYSILQRIGHTGSGGANADLAAVRVQGPMKFASPLAFRPFTGANALQGLTSTIAGLGITGQRNGNVGWSIQWGTDGTRRSAKNALDEYFPQVQVQISQTSLKTSDCLVFDLDDPLGVNTINVLGGTAVTGEGGLAPRDSGGGCFVLDNGQNRLVGINAYVGVLDGTPVEGEFDFGAVGLSVALNSYKNWITSTVPDIGRTIWESRRIEFGGRERSGAMIDMEASDNVRYELQSPPLGSGDFVVLFGVAFTGTTTAVPATNMDITIEGKLNAGAGAIQVALKNWNTNAYEPIHAGFMHNTDETITLTNVPAANRVSPTGKVDLRFRVIAADGDYTLIRPAFDLVKVIVR, from the coding sequence ATGAAGCGGTTATTGACGTCCATCGTCGGCGTTGCGGTCCTGCTGTCTGCGGGCTACACGATCTTTCCAAACGTGGCCGACCCCAACTTTAAGTCGGTGGGCCGTATGGGGAACTGGAACGGGACGACCTTTTCCGGCCAGGGGTCCTGCGTGGCGATCTCGCCCTATTGGGTGCTCACCGCGGCGCACGTCGGCGGCAACACCATCGAACAAGACGGCATTCGCTATAGCATCCTCCAAAGAATCGGCCACACCGGATCGGGGGGAGCGAATGCGGACCTGGCTGCGGTGCGCGTCCAGGGGCCCATGAAGTTCGCTTCGCCTCTGGCGTTTCGACCGTTCACCGGTGCAAACGCACTGCAAGGCCTGACCTCCACAATCGCCGGACTCGGCATCACCGGCCAGCGCAACGGCAATGTCGGGTGGTCGATCCAGTGGGGCACCGACGGCACCAGAAGGTCGGCCAAGAACGCGCTCGACGAGTACTTTCCGCAAGTCCAGGTCCAAATCTCCCAGACCAGCCTCAAGACCTCCGATTGCCTGGTCTTCGATCTCGATGATCCCTTGGGCGTGAACACCATCAACGTTCTCGGCGGCACGGCGGTCACCGGCGAGGGCGGGTTAGCCCCGCGCGACTCTGGCGGCGGCTGCTTTGTCCTGGACAATGGCCAGAATCGCCTGGTCGGCATCAACGCCTACGTGGGGGTCCTCGATGGAACCCCTGTGGAAGGAGAGTTTGACTTCGGCGCCGTGGGTCTTTCGGTCGCCCTGAACTCCTACAAGAACTGGATCACGTCAACCGTCCCCGACATCGGGCGGACCATCTGGGAGTCGCGGCGCATCGAGTTTGGTGGCCGCGAGCGCTCCGGCGCAATGATCGACATGGAGGCCTCAGACAACGTTCGGTACGAGCTTCAGTCTCCTCCGCTCGGATCGGGGGACTTCGTGGTGCTTTTCGGGGTGGCGTTCACCGGCACAACGACCGCGGTGCCCGCCACCAACATGGACATCACGATCGAGGGCAAGCTCAACGCCGGGGCCGGCGCCATCCAGGTCGCGCTCAAGAACTGGAACACGAACGCCTATGAGCCGATCCATGCCGGATTCATGCACAACACCGATGAGACCATTACCCTGACGAACGTGCCCGCAGCCAACCGGGTCAGTCCCACCGGGAAGGTCGACCTCAGGTTTCGTGTGATTGCCGCGGATGGCGACTATACGCTCATTCGGCCCGCCTTTGACCTGGTCAAGGTCATCGTCCGGTAG
- the dusB gene encoding tRNA dihydrouridine synthase DusB, whose amino-acid sequence MAGARRSRYPGFRVGPIAVDPPLLLAPMEDVTSLPFRVIAKRIARPGLMFTEFVSAMAIHHGAAKTLLKMKVHPEERPLGIQIFGGEPEIMAETARLCEEMGADLVDINMGCWVPKVCRTGAGAALLKDPVQAEKIVKSVVSAVRVPVTVKVRAGWDWSLFAAPDLAKRFQDAGAQMLTLHARFAKQGFEGEADWSLIASLRKALQIPLVGNGDVKTGEDARRMMDQTGCDGVMVGRAAISNPWALSRIRSALDGSEPVPEPSLAERSRTALEHLRHTVALEAGKETWEELENDHSPSTLAAEDRACRKLRGQLPLYFKGFDGAARLRSEMSGCSTVAEYQELMEQFLQGSDGMAAEPVSTVRL is encoded by the coding sequence ATGGCCGGAGCCCGACGCAGCAGATACCCGGGATTCAGGGTCGGCCCGATCGCGGTCGATCCCCCGCTGCTGCTCGCGCCGATGGAGGACGTGACGAGCCTGCCGTTTCGGGTGATTGCCAAGCGTATCGCCCGTCCTGGATTGATGTTCACCGAGTTCGTGAGCGCAATGGCGATCCACCATGGAGCCGCCAAGACCCTCCTGAAGATGAAGGTTCACCCTGAAGAGCGGCCGCTCGGCATCCAGATTTTCGGCGGCGAACCCGAGATCATGGCTGAGACCGCGCGTCTCTGCGAGGAAATGGGTGCCGACCTGGTGGATATCAACATGGGCTGCTGGGTGCCAAAGGTCTGTCGGACCGGCGCCGGAGCGGCGCTCCTCAAGGACCCGGTACAGGCTGAGAAGATCGTGAAATCCGTTGTGAGCGCGGTGCGGGTTCCCGTGACCGTGAAGGTTCGGGCAGGATGGGACTGGTCGCTCTTTGCCGCCCCGGACCTGGCGAAGCGATTTCAAGATGCAGGCGCACAGATGCTCACCCTCCATGCCAGGTTTGCCAAGCAGGGTTTTGAGGGTGAAGCTGACTGGAGCCTGATCGCCTCGCTTCGCAAGGCGCTCCAAATCCCCCTGGTCGGAAACGGCGACGTCAAGACCGGCGAGGACGCTCGGCGCATGATGGACCAGACCGGTTGCGACGGCGTGATGGTGGGGAGGGCCGCGATCTCCAACCCATGGGCGCTGTCACGCATCCGAAGCGCTTTGGACGGCTCCGAACCTGTTCCCGAACCAAGTCTTGCAGAACGGTCGCGGACGGCCCTTGAGCACCTGCGTCACACGGTTGCTCTTGAAGCGGGGAAGGAAACATGGGAAGAACTCGAGAACGACCACAGTCCATCCACTTTGGCCGCCGAAGACCGCGCTTGCCGCAAGCTGCGGGGTCAGCTGCCGCTCTATTTCAAGGGCTTTGATGGGGCGGCGCGGCTTCGAAGCGAAATGTCTGGGTGCAGTACTGTTGCCGAGTATCAGGAACTGATGGAACAGTTTCTCCAAGGTTCCGATGGCATGGCCGCCGAACCGGTCTCAACGGTCAGATTGTGA